A single window of Lynx canadensis isolate LIC74 chromosome C2, mLynCan4.pri.v2, whole genome shotgun sequence DNA harbors:
- the LOC115522982 gene encoding uncharacterized protein LOC115522982, whose amino-acid sequence MRGIRGADFQCFQQARAVGLAGTFRAFLSSRLQDLYSIVRRADRTGVPVVNLRDEVLFPSWEALFSGSEGQLEPGARVLLFRRQRRLAASRLASEERVARLRPQRAPSDRQLLRDVADRGRGGGRPGLLAAGGQAAGAEGRELPQRLHRALHREQLHDLLLQVGALPAQTGRWMDRRPGREASSRGAGKPPLRSVCPCPPPGWDLAGTLLYGSVVHVSCNPQEIKGNQRVYFLKSLKQNLSCCSTRNPPWGQVAGPPTDGSIRRNKQDLPLVGGGVKAEWPGGHMRPPSPPRGQQASPQCPSRQRDGDENQYSGPPPDKPSECGSQGYPT is encoded by the exons ATGCGCGGCATCCGGGGCGCGGACTTCCAGTGCTTTCAGCAGGCGCGCGCCGTGGGGCTGGCGGGCACTTTCCGCGCCTTCCTGTCCTCGCGGCTGCAGGACCTCTACAGCATCGTGCGCCGCGCCGACCGCACGGGCGTGCCCGTCGTCAACCTCCGG GACGAGGTGCTGTTTCCCAGCTGGGAGGCCTTGTTCTCCGGCTCCGAGGGCCAGCTGGAGCCCGGGGCCCGCGTCCTCCTCTTTCGACGGCAGAGACGTCTTGCAGCATCCCGCCTG GCCTCAGAAGAGCGTGTGGCACGGCTCAGACCCCAGCGGGCGCCGTCTGACCGACAGCTACTGCGAGACGTGGCGGACAGAGGACGCGGCGGCGGCCGGCCAGGCCTCCTCGCTGCTGGCGGGCAGGCTGCTGGCGCAGAAGGCCGCGAGCTGCCGCAACGCCTTCATCGTGCTCTGCATCGAGAACAGCTTCATGACCTCCTCCTCCAAGTAGGGGCTCTGCCGGCTCAGACAggcagatggatggacagacggccAGGCCGGGAGGCCAGCAGCAGGGGAGCCGGGAAGCCGCCCTTAAGGAGCGTctgcccctgcccgcccccaggGTGGGACCTGGCTGGCACTCTCCTGTATGGTTCTGTGGTTCACGTTTCATGTAACCcccaagaaataaaaggaaaccaaagagtgtattttttaaaaagtttaaaacaaaacctg AGCTGCTGCAGCACGCGGAACCCACCATGGGGCCAGGTGGCTGGGCCACCCACCGATGGGAGCATTCGCAG GAACAAGCAGGACCTGCCTcttgtggggggcggggtgaaGGCAGAGTGGCCTGGTGGGCACATgagacccccctccccgccacggGGACAGCAAGCCAGCCCGCAGTGCCCCAGCAGGCAGCGGGATGGGGACGAGAACCAGTACTCAGGGCCACCGCCAGACAAGCCCTCGGAGTGTGGGTCACAGGGATATCCCACCTAG